One genomic region from Hirundo rustica isolate bHirRus1 chromosome 5, bHirRus1.pri.v3, whole genome shotgun sequence encodes:
- the APELA gene encoding apelin receptor early endogenous ligand yields MRLQPLLWIVVVLLASLLPAYGQRPANLALRRKLHRHGCSHRRCMPLHSRVPFP; encoded by the exons ATGAGACTCCAGCCGCTGCTTTGGATCGTGGTTGTGCTCCTGGCGAGCCTCCTCCCAGCCTACGGACAGCGGCCAG CCAACCTGGCCCTGCGCAGGAAGCTCCACCGGCACGGCTGCTCCCACCGGCGCTGCATGCCGCTCCATTCCAGGGTGCCCTTCCCCTGA